Genomic segment of Paenibacillus sp. FSL R5-0912:
CGGAAGTTTATGTCCGGTTCAGCTGCAAATCGCATCACCAATGCTTTGAGATGTCCGGTAGTGTCCCTAAGCATCGCCTGGTGCAGACTATTGACGTTACCGAATCCCTTTAAATCCGGCAATGCCGCGATTTCGGACGTAACCGGCAGCAGCTGCGTGGAGGTGGAGTTCACCTTGTCGGTCTTGAACCAGACGTCACTCACGGCTGCAGTCGTTCCGTCGGTCCGGGTATACGTTCCGGTCTGCTTATGTTCGTTGCCCTGGGCATCGACAAAAGTGCCTGAGCTGTAGCCTGTAAAAATAGAGGCCACGCCGGCGTCCTGGAGAGATACCAGCTCTCCGGCGTCCGTTATGCCGTCCCCGTCCAGGTCCCTCCAGATGTTCAGCTGGCTAAATACGGCATCGGCGGCGTCGATTTTACCGTCATGGTTATCGTCAAGATCGGCCAGCGCCGAAAATCCATTGGCAGCCTTGTTCCCACCTGACAAAAGCGTGTTGTTGCCGAACAATTCCTGCCCGCTGTCGATCCGGCCGTTACCGTTTAAGTCCCGGACCAGCAGACCGTCGTCCTTGCCGACCCAAGCCGATTTCTCGGCAAAGCTGTTGTTGTCATGGTCAAAAGCAATACCGTTCTGGATCGTTGTCGTTTCCACTCCGTCTCCGTCCAGATCGAGCACGAGCGGGCAAGAGGTCATTGCTTCGGCGTTCTGGAACAGACCGAAGATGCTTCCAATCAGGTCGCTAAGGCCGTGTCCGAGCTCGCTTCCGACAATCCAGCCTACGATGCCCGCCCCAACCTCCAGCAAGAGTCCCGCGGCGATGCCAACCGGTCCCCCTGTCGCTCCGAGCGCCAGCGCTATAGGCGCAACGGCTTCCATAAACAACTGTGAGGTCACTAGCCCTCCCGCCGTTTCCAACGTCCAGTCGCGGATAATTGTATTGCCTAGTTCCGTATCGCCGGACGCATATGCCGCGCTTGCATCGCCGATCATATTGACAGCATCCACGGCGAGCATTACGCCGCCAACGATGCCCAGAGCCTTCAGCGCTCCCCCTCTCACACGGGTATAGCGGGCGGCATCGGCCAGAGTAGAACTCGTGCTGACGCCCGGCGTTTCCACAAGAGTCCGGTCCATGTACTGGACGATCTCGGTCGTTCTGGCGGCAACTGAATTGTTCGATCCCTTTATACTCTCAGAAATTTCGGCCAGCCTCGGATATTTGGCGTTCAATTCAGCCTGGGACAATCGTCCTTCCATTTGGCTCAGCGACTGGACGCTGGCGGTTCCCTCGGGAACGCGGGTAGACCCTCCCGTCAGTCTGGCGACATCAACCCCCAGAATTTCGCCTGGCTTAACGACAGCCTCACCTTTGGGATCTACCACAATCGTCTGCGGTCCCCTATACACATCAATCAAGGACATATTGGCACTTGATTTATAAGATATCGCTTCTCTCAAGCCATCCAGCGCCTTGGCTTCGGAGTAGCCAAGCTCTTTCATGAACCAATCCTTGGCCTTTAACAAATCCTCCTTAGGGATACCGTCAATGCTGTTGACCTGTGGCATATCCAGCAGGGTACGCAGCTCCGTCAGCGTCCAGACGCTGTCCGGCGTCGAGCCCGACGTTAATGTGATTACATTGCCGTGGGCATTGGCGAGCATAACCTCCCTGGAAACAAAATCATTAAGGGAAAGCACCCCTTCATAGCCAAACGGAGTGCGGACGCCGTTCACTTTGTAGCCGTTGAGCATTTCACCGGCGAGCTCCGGGCTGCCGGACGCCTGTTGTACTGCGGCTTTGAATTCCGCATTATTCAATAGCTCTCCGGCTTCCGTATCGCTGATATAATACAGCGTGCCTCCGCTACTGTTCGAAACCGCATCGGCGATCTGCCATGCGGGAGTATCGCCAATCCATCCATTGTAGGGAATAATATTCCCGCCTTCAGGCACCTTGAAAGAAATCTTTCCTACACTCGCCTGGATATCCTGGGCGAGCTGCACCTTTTGCGCACGGGTCAGTTCGGCGTTCTCCGGTATGCCGTGCCTGGAGCGCCATGACTCGATATCGTCGATAATATCGAACTTGGTCGTCATTGCTTGACGCCTCCCATCGCAAAGCCGGGTGTTGCGATGTAATCGAAATGGACACCGGTAACGCAATCTCTTCTGCCGGCAAATCCTTTGGCGTCCAACGATTCTTTAATCAATTCAACCAATTGTTCGTGATCCTGGAGCAGATTTCCGGGCGCTTCAATTTTAGTGATCTTCCAGAACATTTCGATTCCCGAGCTCACATTGCCCGTACCGGTGCTGTACGTATCCATGCAGATGACATTTCCCTTCCAGACAAGCGCATAATACATCGGGACGTCGGATTCATAATCGCCTTGTCCGCCCAATCCGACCAGGAAAGCGTTCCGCTCACGATCGATCGTCCAAGACCGTGATTCCAGCGGTTTACGGGTAAACGGATCTTTGAGTTGGAAGGAATTAAACCATTCTCGGTCGGCTGCAGGTATTTTTTCATTAATGAATGCCACTGATCATCTCTCCCTTGTACATTTCATTTGGCGATGCCTTCCCCTTGCCGGTCTAACCCTGCTGTAAGCGTCCGCCGCCGGACTCATGGAGCCGCGGGGAGCGCAGCGGTTTGCGTACTCAGCAATTTCAGCCCGCCCTTGTAGCTCAAGTATACCTTGAACTGGACCAAGGGGCCGGCATTTCCGGTAGAAATGCCGTCGACCTGAAATTTGCCGTTTGTCAAAGTAAAGCTGTTGTCGTCATCCGTATTCAACCCGAACTCTCTCTGCGTGATCACCTCCCCGCCGTTCTCAACCCGGATAACAATTTTATGTTTACCGTCAAAATCGTCAAATGCCGTATCCCGGAACAGCCGGGCGTTGAATTCAATCGCTCCGCTGTAGGTTGACGTCCATTTGGCGGCAACATTCGATAGAGTCAAGGAATAAGGCCCCGCATTCAGGTTCGCAAGACCGTTATTTCCCGACTTCCTTTCTTCCATTAATGAATATATAGCCGGCTTTACATAAGCCTCGGCACGTGCGCCGGATTCAACAATTCCGTTGCCGTTTACCGGCACCCCCAGCAGCAGCTTCAATGTCTCGGGCCTTGTCCCTTTAGGCACTTTGCCGGACAATGTTTGAATCGCCGCACCTCCGTACTTGATGGCGGCACCCGAGCCGCTCTCGTATTCCAGAGGATAGTACATGCCGTCCGCCGTCTCCAGATACCCTGTTAACGGATTGCTTACCGTACTCCGTTTATTCAGATTCCGCTGAACCAGCTCGATTTCAATCATATCCTCGGCTGCCCCCGGGTACACCAGCACCTGGTACAGCTGAATTTCTGACTCTCCGCCGGTAATGTCCAGCGTATACGTATCGCCCTCCCGATAGGATTTCAGGCTGTCGGCCTTGGGAATAGCGAACTGGGCGACATTGGAGTTCTGATTGTCTTCACTGCGCCCCAGCAGCACGGTCATTTCGCCCCCCGCTGTCGAATAAGGAATGGTCGCTACGACCTGCACCGACACCGGGCGGTCCGGAGAAGCGCCGAGCACTTTGTCCAGGACAAATGCTTCCGCCTTCACAGCTGCGCCGTCGATATAATAGGTTGCCTGAAATTCTGGAAGCGGGACGGCGGCATATCCGCCGCTGTATAATTCAAATTCGCTCACAAGAGCATCTTTACCGTTCGCGGGCAGGCGAAGCGTTGAGGTCCTGCGGATTTTGAAATCTCCGGAGCCGTTCGAGAAATAAACCCATCCGGAGCCCGCCAACTGTGTATTCTCCAAATCAGGCAAGGTAAAATTGGCAACGGAGCGGTACAATTCGCCGCCTTCCTGCCGGATCGGCTCCTCTATGACGATCTGAAAACCCGTTAAATTTACGTTAAGAGGCACTTCGATCTTAATAACCCGGCGCATCGTCGCCTGTGGAGACAACCGACCGTCCCCCTCGCCCTCCGCCAATTTGCCTTCATATTTATATTTCTGCCCGGTAATTCCCATCACCCGGAATTCCGGCAGTTTAATGCTGTTCACTCCTGTGTTGGCAAAGGTCAGCGTGCCCTGAATCACTCTGGTTCCTCCCTCGGTATAACCCATAACGTTGCCCAGATTAAGGGTATAGGGAGTTCCGTCCTTTGTTGCGCTCTTCGCAATCGTTAAAGTCTTGGCATGTTCGGCGTCTTCCGATTTCTCCAGCGGCAGCTTCAACAGTGGCCTGTAGACCGGATCGTCAGAGTTCCCTAGCGACTTTGTAACCATCAGCCGCATACTCCGGGATTTTAACGATTTCGGAATGTCGGCCGATACGACGGCGGTAAGCTGCTCAAGAGCTCCCATTGTTGCAGGCGGGCCTGAGCCTTCCAGAGACAAGGGGTAATACAACCCGTCAATCTCCAGAAAATATCCCAAGACAGGCGCTTTGATGGCCTGCTTGCCAATATTTTTAAGCACAATCTCTGTTCCAGCCTTCATCTGTGGCAAATCGGACTCCGCGAAGTAAAGAGGCTCTGCCGCAATAGACAGCTGCGCCTCATCCGGCCGGATATAATAAGCTTTCTGATTGACAGCGGCAAGCTTGTTCCAGGCCTTGGCCGGTAGGAGCGCGAAGACGTCCGTGATCAGATTCATCTCCTCCTCCTTTGCGCCTGCAAGCAGCTTGAAGCTGGAGGAGCGGGCGGTTTTCGGCAGGGAGGCATGGAGATCGTATACCCGTTTCGCTTTTGGGTTCAGTTCGTCTTTGTTGTCTGTCCCCGCTTCCAACGGATACAGCTCGCCCGAGCCAGCTTGAAGCCAAAAGCTGTATTCCGGAAGCTTGACCGGCTGATTCCCCCGGCTTTCAGCGGCGAAGGTTACAGTATAAATTTCCTCGCCGGCCGTTTCATATGTATAGAACTCTGCGGCTGAGAGCCGAACTTGATTGCCCTGCATTTGACTGAGTCTTGCGGAACCCGCAGGCACCGTGTCGGCGTATCCGGCGGGAATCTTGACACTGCCTGTGGTTTTGCTGAACCCGGGGTAATCGATGTTCCACTCCTTGACGCCCAGCCGGATCCCCTCTAGCGCCGCAGTGTTCGGTACAACCGCGTAAAAGACATAGTCCTTCCCCGCCTGCGGAAGCACTTTGGTGGTACCGCCTTCATCCTGCTGTCTTAACGCGTTGCTGGAGCCGCCGGCTGCCGTGGAGACGGTGATGCCATAACGCAGCAGATCGATGACCGACTGTCCTCCGTTAAACAAACGGATCTTGAAAGTGAGCACATTATTTTTGCCCCATTGGGTCAGGTGCGGGTCCAGGAACTCCACATAGCTGCTCTTGGTCACATAAACTTTGCCGATGGATTTGGATGTAACGTCCGTACTTTGGGCCAGACTGCGTCCGGGCGCGCCAAGAATTGCCGTCAGACTAACAATGAACACAATGACTATTCCTACAGCTACAGTTCTTCTCATGGAGTTGCTCCTTTGCCGTCATCTTAAGGTAAAGCTCTCGTCCATCGCCTTCTTGAGAGGGGACAGGAAAAAGTCGATGATCCGCCGTTTGCCGGTCTTGGCTTCAACTGTGACCGCCATCCCTGGCGTCATCCGGATGAAGCTTCCGCTTGAAGTAGTGTCTGAAACCACTCTCAGCTTCGCTTTAAAGACGGGACCGAGCTTCTCATCCTCGAAGGCGTCCGGGCTGACATAGGTAATTTCCCCCTGCAGGTACCCGTATTTTTGAAAAGGAAACGTATCCACCTTCAGATTAGCTTCCTGGCCTTTCTTGATAAAGCCGATATCCTGGTTGGCAATAGTCGCTTCGACGATAAGAGGAGTATCGTCTGGAACGATGGATATTACATCCTGGGCGCTCGTTACGACCCCGCCGATCGTATAGGAAGACAGGCCATGCACTGTGCCGTCCACCGGAGAGGTCAGCTGCTGGAGCTCGTATCTCTTATTAGCCTTAGTAAGCTCGGATTCCAGGCTGTACAGCGTTTTCTCGGTTTCGACCAGCTCGTCCAGAATGGTGCGTTTATGCCGCTCTTCAAGCGAAACAACGTTTTGCTTCGCTTCCGCAAGCGCATTTTCCGCTTTTTGCACTTTTGTCTCCTGCGAAGAGATTTGCAGCTTGGCTTTATTCAGATCATTGTCGGCTTGAAGAAGGCTGGCGCTATCCTCAAACCCCTCTTCGGCGCTGCCCTCAGCCTTCATCGCTGCCAGCGCGTAATCCTTGTTAGCCAGCTCCAGGGCGGCCTTCTCAAGCTCCAGCTCCTGCTCGGTCTGAGAAACCTGGAGCTCTGCTTCCTTCCTGCCGCTACTGAATTCCTCGTCGCGTGCCTCGCGGAGCTGCATTTGCATGCCCAGTATTTCCGCGGTATTCACGGACGGATCCAGGTTCTCCTCTTCAAGACCCTTGAACGCTGCGCCTTTAAGCTCCGCCTCCAGCATCGCCTTTTGCAGCCTGGCGACGTAAATCTGCTTGTCCAGCTCCTGGATGTCGGCCGTGGAGGTGGTAGAATCCAGCTCTACCAAAACCTGGCCCTCCGACACATGCTCCCCTTCTTTCACGAGCACAGCCTTGATCGTGCCGCCTTCCAGCGGCTGAAGTACCTTTGTTCTACCGTCGGGAATGACTTTGCCTCTAGCCGTCGCTACCTCATCTACCTTCCCCAAATAAGACCAGGACAAGATAAGGAGAAATAGGACGACGATCAGCCAAATAAGCCATCTGCCTAAAGGAGAAGGCGGCGTTTCCTCGATTTCGAGCGCGGCAGGCAGAAATTCATACTCTAGACGATCCTTTTTTAATCCGAACATGTTATTCCCTCTCCTGCTGATTATAGAGATAGTGATACAACCCTTTTTTGGCTAGTAACGCTTCATGCGCCCCCGCTTCAATGAGATTTCCTTTGTCCATAACCATAATGCGGCTGGCGGTTCTCAGCGTAGATAGCCGGTGGGCGATAATGATGACGGTCCGGCCTTCGCAGATTTTTTGCAGATTGTTCTGAATGATCCGCTCGGACTCATAGTCCAGCGCTGAGGTCGCTTCATCAAAGATAAGAATTCTGGGATTGCCGAGCAGCGCCCGTGCAATGGCGATCCGCTGCCTTTGGCCGCCAGACAAACCTTCCCCGCGTTCTCCGACCAGGGTATCGTAGCCTTCCGGCATTTCGATAATAAAGTCATGCGCACCTGCCAGGCGGGCGACGCGTACGATGTCCTGAATATTAGCCGACGGATTGTTAAGCGCGATATTTTCGCGGATACTCCCACTGAACAGGTAGTTTTCCTGGAGCACGACTCCGATCTGACGCCGCAGCCACGAGGGATCGGCCAGGGAGATATCAACCCCGTCGATCAGAATTTTGCCCGATTCCGGAACATACAGGCGTTGGATCAGCTTGGATACCGTACTTTTGCCCGAGCCGCTGCGCCCGACAATGCCGACGACCGTACCGGGCGGTATGGCGAAAGACAATTTGCGCACGATTTCTGGCCCGTCCACTTTATAGCGGAACGTTACCGATTCGAACTGAATCTGTCCGCGGATGCGCGGCAGCCGGGTCTTGGACGCGGAAATGGTGGGCTCTGGTTTGACGAGAAATATATCCTTTAATTTATCAATCGATATGCCCGTCTGCTGGAAGTCCTGCCACATCTGGACCAGGCGTAGTACGGGATCGCTGACCCGCCCGGCCAGCATTTGAAAGGCGATCAGTTGCCCGACTGTGATCGTTCCGGCTAGTACCAGATGGGTTCCGTAAAACAGGATGGCGAGATTGGAAATCTTCTGAATAAATTGGGCGAGCGAGCCGGCCGTGCCTGACAAAATAAGCAGTTTGAAGCTGGAACGCGTGTAATTCGCAAGCAGGCCTTCCCACTTTTTTTGGGAAATCGGCTCTAAAGCAAACGACTTGATCGTCTGTATGCCGGATACGGCCTCTACTAGATAGGACTGGGATTCCGATCCGCGCTGGAATTTCTCTTCGAGCCTGCTGCGGAGCAAAGGGGTAAAGATGATAGAAAGAAGTGCAAAAAACGGAAGCGTGCCGAGTACGATAAAGGTTAGCCGGGTACTGTAGGCAAACATGACGGCGATATATACCGCAATAAACAACACGTCGAGCACCGCCGTAAACGGCGAGCCGGTCAGGAACTGCCGGATATTCTCAAGCTCGCGGACCCGGGCGATTGTGGCTCCCGTTCTGCGATTCTCGAAATAAGATAGCGGAAGTCGAAACAGATGGCTGAATAGCTTTGAGCTGAGCGTAATGTCCACCCTGCTGGTCGTATGGGTAAACACATAGTTCCGGCTGATGCTCAGGATCAGTTCAAACACGATGATAACCAGCAGTCCGATGGCCAGAACATTAAGCGTTGACAGCCCGTGATGTGCCAGCACTTTATCGATGATGACCTGGGTTATCATCGGTGAAACAAGCCCGAACAGCTGCAGGAACAACGAAGCAATCAGAACTTCGGCCAAAATCTTCTTGTGCTTCCACAACGCCGGCAAAAACCACTTAATGCCGAATGCCTCGCTGTGCTCCGATTTGAATTGAGGCGCAAACAAGATGAGCTCTCCGCTCCACATACCAGCCAGCTCATTTGCACTCAGGCTGGACGGTATACCGATCAACGGGTCCAGAATTAAAAACTCCGACTCATTAACCTTGGCGAGTACAACATATCCGCTCTCTTTCTTGCGCAGTGCAGCCGGTAATGGAAGCTTCCGCAGCCGTTCGAGCTTTACTTCGGCCTTTTTGGCTTTAAACCCCAGCTCCTTGGCTGCTTGCAGCATCTGCAGCGTGTTCATGCCTTCACAGTCAATGGCCAGGGAATGCCGTATCTGATCGTAGTCGGCCGAAACATTGTGATAGTTGGCGATCAGGATCAAACACTGCAGGCCAGTATCCAAAACCGGAACCTCCGGCTCTCCTTCCTTACGCTTGTCCTCCTCGTGTACTTCAGCGGTTATCCCCATCGTCCAACATCCCTTGTTTTTATTGGAAAAGCTTATGTAATTTAAAGATACATTTAGACAAATAATATCACATAAACTGGAAACGTAATGTCGAAATATGTATTTAGAAATAATTTTTTCAAATTATTCACAGTACAAAAAAAGCGCTTATTCCAGATGGAAAGGAGCGCCTTTCGTATCAACATTTAGTATTCAAATAAAGGATATAAGCTGATCAAATTCGTGCTCGAGTCCCCAATCAGCGATCCTTCTTACCTTCTCCTCCACTTTTACGAGCTGTTTGCACTGCTCTCTGATTATCAACAGATAGTTAAGTACTCACTTTTTTTCCTTTAGTTTGGGATCATCTGTTAATCCGAGAAAATAATCATTAAAATTCAAGTTCTAAATCGATTGAGTTGTTAGTTCTCCCCCATGTTTTAGATGGAAGTAAAGTATCAGATGGATAACCAATTTTATATTCGTCATTATCAAATATAGATTTAGAGTAAGTGGCAATTAAGTTGCTGATGCGCGTCATTAAAGTTGAACAATATGAACGTACTTGAGAATTTCCTTTACTTTCCTCAAATAAAAAAGTCAGTTCTATGCCCAACTCTAAATTTTTTAGTTGAGATACTTTACTATTTGAATTTTCCAAAAGATGGATTCCCTGTTTGATTACCGTTCTCATACCTGGAGCCCAAATGAGTTAATAATTAGATGTTGATCGAATTGGCAATAGTAGCATGTTCTTGTCCATTTTCGGCAAAGAGACCAAGTTCTTGTCCTTTGCTCAGGACAAGAACTTGGTCCCTTAAAACAGAAAAGTCGTGCTGCGAATTCTTATGGGACTTTGTTCTTGTCCACCGACAATAATAAAGCATAGATAATATATAAAAGCAATTCTCCCAGCAGAAGGACGGAGGCTGAAAATGAAGCTTGTACCCAACTGCATAACGCTCAGCCGGACCTTGCTGGCACTCCTGCTGTTCTGGCTTGAGCCGCTGGGCGCGGGCTTCACTATTGTCTATATCCTGTGCGGAATCACAGATATGCTGGACGGGCCGATTGCCAGAAAAACCGGAACAATCAGCAGCCTCGGCGCCAAGCTTGACTCCCTGGCCGACATGACGCTGGTAGGCGCTGCATTATATACATTGTATCCGTTCCTTGGACTTACACCCGGGGTTCTCCTCTGGATCATGCTGATCGCCTTAATCCGGGGTGCCTCCATGCTGACCGCGCTGCGCAAATTCCGGACCTACGGGAGCATTCATACCTATGGCAACAAACTCGCCGGACTCCTGTTATTTATCACACCTCTGCTGCTTCCGTATATTCATCAAGGAGTCTGGACTGCTGTTGTATGCACCGTAGCTACCATATCCGCTGTGGAGGAATTCATCATTCTTCTGAGCTCAAGCCAGCTGCAGCTGGACCGAAAGGGGCTGTATCGGCGGCGTTAATCCTCAGTAGATACACCCCAAAGAACCCATAACACACACAACGGGCTCTCCGGTAACACTCCCCATTCTTCTATAGTCCTGCACAACAAGAATACTTAGCCTACCGGTCCGGCATCCGCAAAGCTCCTGATTAACGCCTTGACCTGTCGTCTGGAGGTAACGGTGATGACTTGCTGATGAGCGCCGGCCTGCCGGAGTCTCGCAATGGTGTTGTCGCGGCTTCGTGTCTTGTAGCTCCAGACCCATTTCACAAACGCAAAGTCGAGCTTCTCCGGACAGCCTTCGTTCATATCGGGTCTGGTCTGGTTATGGTACATCAGACGCCGCTTCACAATCCGGTACATGCATAAGAGCCTGGGCAGATCCAGAAAAATGATGACATCCGCACGCCTGATCCTCATATCCATGGTCTTTGAATAATTGCCGTCTATAATCCACTGCTCTTGCTCCGTATATTGCCGGACTAGCCCGTCCCACTCCTCATCCGGCGTGGGAATCCAGTCCGGGTTCCAGAAAAGGGCGTCCAGATGCACAACCGGAAGATGGAGCAGACCGCCGACCTGCCGTGCCAAGGTGGATTTGCCCGAGCCTCCTGATCCGAGAATTAGAATCCGGTTCATAAGTTCTCCTTATTCAATATGACATAACTGCTATCCCTTCAATCCAACTGCAAATAGTCTCTAATTCCATCCACGATCGCAGAGGCAACTCCTTCCTGAAACGCTGAGGTCCACATCTTCGCCTCATCGCCGGGGTTCGTTAAATATCCCAGTTCCAGCAGCACGGCCGGCATCTCCGTCTCGCGCAGGACAAAAAAGTTTGCAACCTTAACTCCGCGGTCGTTGAGACCCGTGGCTTGAATGACATGCTTATGTATAGTTTCGGCAAAAGCCAGTGATTCGTCATGATAATAAAAGGACTCCGTACCCGATGCCGATGCATCCTCATAGGTATTACCATGGATGGAGATAAATAAATCTGCCGGGAGGTCATTCGCGAACTCCGGCCGGTACAGCTCATGCGTGGATATGAAAGCATCCCCGGTCCGGGTAAGCTCAATCTGAAGCTGCGGATCATCCGCCAGCTTCGCTGCTATTGCCTGTGATACGCTGAGGTTGAACTCCTTCTCAAACCGTCCGCTCACAGAAGTCGCACCAGGGTCTTCACCGCCATGACCCGGATCGATTACAACCTTGTACACAGGTCCGGAATACACTGGATCACTGCTTCCAGGCCCGCTTGTACGATCTGGTTCATGAAATGCCCGATTACCCGCCGCCGGAGGCGCAGCCAGACTTGAGTCTGCGCTATTCCCGCCTGAACCGTTACTGACGCCATCACTGCATGCCGCAAGCAGTAGCAGACTGAGCCATACGGCAGCTATAATGTACATCTTCCTCATTCCGGTCTCTCCTTATCGCCCACTTCAATTCGT
This window contains:
- a CDS encoding DNA topology modulation protein, coding for MNRILILGSGGSGKSTLARQVGGLLHLPVVHLDALFWNPDWIPTPDEEWDGLVRQYTEQEQWIIDGNYSKTMDMRIRRADVIIFLDLPRLLCMYRIVKRRLMYHNQTRPDMNEGCPEKLDFAFVKWVWSYKTRSRDNTIARLRQAGAHQQVITVTSRRQVKALIRSFADAGPVG
- a CDS encoding peptidase domain-containing ABC transporter — its product is MGITAEVHEEDKRKEGEPEVPVLDTGLQCLILIANYHNVSADYDQIRHSLAIDCEGMNTLQMLQAAKELGFKAKKAEVKLERLRKLPLPAALRKKESGYVVLAKVNESEFLILDPLIGIPSSLSANELAGMWSGELILFAPQFKSEHSEAFGIKWFLPALWKHKKILAEVLIASLFLQLFGLVSPMITQVIIDKVLAHHGLSTLNVLAIGLLVIIVFELILSISRNYVFTHTTSRVDITLSSKLFSHLFRLPLSYFENRRTGATIARVRELENIRQFLTGSPFTAVLDVLFIAVYIAVMFAYSTRLTFIVLGTLPFFALLSIIFTPLLRSRLEEKFQRGSESQSYLVEAVSGIQTIKSFALEPISQKKWEGLLANYTRSSFKLLILSGTAGSLAQFIQKISNLAILFYGTHLVLAGTITVGQLIAFQMLAGRVSDPVLRLVQMWQDFQQTGISIDKLKDIFLVKPEPTISASKTRLPRIRGQIQFESVTFRYKVDGPEIVRKLSFAIPPGTVVGIVGRSGSGKSTVSKLIQRLYVPESGKILIDGVDISLADPSWLRRQIGVVLQENYLFSGSIRENIALNNPSANIQDIVRVARLAGAHDFIIEMPEGYDTLVGERGEGLSGGQRQRIAIARALLGNPRILIFDEATSALDYESERIIQNNLQKICEGRTVIIIAHRLSTLRTASRIMVMDKGNLIEAGAHEALLAKKGLYHYLYNQQERE
- a CDS encoding N-acetylmuramoyl-L-alanine amidase family protein yields the protein MRKMYIIAAVWLSLLLLAACSDGVSNGSGGNSADSSLAAPPAAGNRAFHEPDRTSGPGSSDPVYSGPVYKVVIDPGHGGEDPGATSVSGRFEKEFNLSVSQAIAAKLADDPQLQIELTRTGDAFISTHELYRPEFANDLPADLFISIHGNTYEDASASGTESFYYHDESLAFAETIHKHVIQATGLNDRGVKVANFFVLRETEMPAVLLELGYLTNPGDEAKMWTSAFQEGVASAIVDGIRDYLQLD
- a CDS encoding CDP-alcohol phosphatidyltransferase family protein, yielding MKLVPNCITLSRTLLALLLFWLEPLGAGFTIVYILCGITDMLDGPIARKTGTISSLGAKLDSLADMTLVGAALYTLYPFLGLTPGVLLWIMLIALIRGASMLTALRKFRTYGSIHTYGNKLAGLLLFITPLLLPYIHQGVWTAVVCTVATISAVEEFIILLSSSQLQLDRKGLYRRR
- a CDS encoding HlyD family type I secretion periplasmic adaptor subunit encodes the protein MFGLKKDRLEYEFLPAALEIEETPPSPLGRWLIWLIVVLFLLILSWSYLGKVDEVATARGKVIPDGRTKVLQPLEGGTIKAVLVKEGEHVSEGQVLVELDSTTSTADIQELDKQIYVARLQKAMLEAELKGAAFKGLEEENLDPSVNTAEILGMQMQLREARDEEFSSGRKEAELQVSQTEQELELEKAALELANKDYALAAMKAEGSAEEGFEDSASLLQADNDLNKAKLQISSQETKVQKAENALAEAKQNVVSLEERHKRTILDELVETEKTLYSLESELTKANKRYELQQLTSPVDGTVHGLSSYTIGGVVTSAQDVISIVPDDTPLIVEATIANQDIGFIKKGQEANLKVDTFPFQKYGYLQGEITYVSPDAFEDEKLGPVFKAKLRVVSDTTSSGSFIRMTPGMAVTVEAKTGKRRIIDFFLSPLKKAMDESFTLR